A portion of the Haemophilus influenzae genome contains these proteins:
- the xseA gene encoding exodeoxyribonuclease VII large subunit has protein sequence MSDNIYSVSQLNSAARQMLEGHFSQIWLTGEISNFTQPVSGHWYLTLKDKNAQVRCAMFRMKNLRVAFRPQNGMQVLVRANVSLYEPRGDYQLIIDSMHPAGEGLLQQQFEALKMKLAAEGLFAQNLKKNLPHFSKAVGIITSSTGAALQDILHILARRDPSLKVVIYPTAVQGKEATAEIVQMIELANVRQEVDVLIVGRGGGSLEDLWCFNEEEVARAIFRSTLPIISAVGHETDVTIADFVADLRAPTPSAAAELVSRNQDELLQQLRHQQQRLDMAFDRLFTRKSQRLKQLTLRLHNQHPQNQLRAQQAKNEQLTHRLQLAMLRQFENTQQKLTALSVRLKQNPLPYRVQRHQQRLEQLQVRLNFCVNRQVTERQNKLATLCGKLDGLSPLKVLARGYSIAENPQGKAIVSVKDVKQGDFITTQVADGKIVSKVL, from the coding sequence ATGTCAGACAATATTTATTCCGTCTCTCAACTCAACTCTGCCGCACGTCAGATGTTGGAGGGGCATTTTTCCCAAATTTGGCTGACGGGGGAAATTTCCAATTTTACCCAACCTGTGTCTGGCCATTGGTATTTAACGCTGAAAGATAAAAATGCACAGGTGCGTTGTGCGATGTTTCGTATGAAGAATTTGCGTGTTGCTTTTCGTCCACAAAATGGAATGCAAGTGCTTGTGCGTGCCAATGTGAGTTTATATGAGCCTCGCGGCGATTATCAACTTATTATTGATTCTATGCACCCAGCTGGCGAGGGATTATTGCAACAGCAATTTGAAGCATTAAAAATGAAGCTGGCTGCGGAGGGATTGTTTGCTCAAAATCTTAAGAAAAATCTACCGCACTTTAGTAAAGCGGTGGGGATTATTACCTCTTCTACAGGTGCAGCATTGCAAGATATTTTGCATATCTTGGCACGCCGTGATCCAAGTTTAAAAGTTGTTATTTATCCCACTGCAGTTCAAGGTAAAGAGGCGACAGCAGAAATTGTGCAAATGATTGAACTTGCTAATGTGCGACAAGAAGTGGATGTATTAATTGTGGGGCGTGGTGGCGGTTCTTTAGAAGATCTTTGGTGTTTTAATGAAGAAGAAGTAGCGCGAGCGATTTTTCGTTCAACCTTACCCATTATCAGTGCGGTAGGTCACGAAACAGATGTGACGATTGCCGATTTTGTTGCAGATCTTCGTGCGCCGACCCCTTCCGCAGCGGCTGAGTTAGTGAGTCGTAATCAAGATGAATTATTGCAACAACTTCGCCATCAACAGCAACGTTTAGATATGGCATTTGATCGTTTATTTACGCGAAAAAGCCAGCGTTTGAAACAGCTAACCTTAAGATTACACAATCAACATCCGCAGAATCAGCTACGCGCTCAACAAGCGAAAAATGAACAGCTTACGCATCGCTTGCAACTTGCAATGTTGCGTCAGTTTGAAAATACACAGCAAAAATTGACCGCACTTTCTGTTCGTTTAAAACAAAATCCATTGCCATATCGAGTGCAACGTCATCAACAACGCTTAGAGCAGTTACAAGTGCGGTTAAATTTTTGCGTAAATCGCCAAGTGACGGAGCGTCAAAATAAACTGGCAACGTTATGCGGAAAATTGGATGGCTTAAGCCCGTTGAAAGTCTTGGCAAGAGGTTATTCCATTGCGGAAAATCCGCAAGGTAAAGCCATTGTTAGCGTGAAAGATGTAAAGCAAGGGGACTTCATTACAACCCAAGTGGCTGATGGAAAAATTGTGAGTAAAGTTTTGTAA
- a CDS encoding cupin domain-containing protein, which produces MTALSSVDFCLPEHITPEIFLRDYWQKKPLVIRNGLPEIVGQFEPQDIIELAQNEDVTARLVKTFSDDDWKVFFSPLSEKDFQQLPEKWSVLVQNLEQWSPELGQLWNKFGFIPQWQRDDIMVSYAPKGGSVGKHYDEYDVFLVQGYGHRRWQVGKWCDTSTEFKPNQSIRIFDDMGELVIDEVMNPGDILYIPARMAHYGVAEDDCLTFSFGLRYPNLSNLIDSVSKSFCHQDPDLNLSEFDLPLRLSQSVQATGKLADENIQAMKQLLLDKLANSKAFDTLFKQAVASAVSSRRYELLVSDEMCDPDEVRSILEEDGAFLSQDNNCKLLYTENPLRIYANGEWLDELNVIETEVLKRLSDGESLDWAFLSSLVNKTEDPETSMDLLLDSICNWVDDGWVLIE; this is translated from the coding sequence ATGACCGCACTTTCATCCGTTGATTTTTGTTTACCTGAACATATCACGCCAGAAATTTTTCTACGTGATTATTGGCAGAAAAAGCCACTTGTGATTCGTAACGGTTTGCCTGAAATTGTTGGGCAGTTTGAGCCACAAGATATTATTGAACTTGCACAAAATGAAGATGTTACTGCTCGTTTAGTGAAGACATTTTCTGATGATGATTGGAAAGTTTTTTTTAGCCCTTTAAGCGAAAAGGATTTCCAACAATTGCCAGAAAAATGGTCGGTGTTGGTTCAAAATTTGGAGCAATGGTCGCCTGAATTAGGGCAACTTTGGAACAAATTTGGCTTTATTCCTCAATGGCAACGTGACGACATTATGGTGTCTTATGCGCCGAAAGGTGGCTCTGTCGGTAAGCATTATGATGAATATGATGTATTTTTAGTGCAAGGCTATGGTCATCGTCGTTGGCAAGTGGGTAAATGGTGTGATACAAGCACTGAATTTAAACCCAATCAATCGATCCGAATTTTTGATGATATGGGCGAATTAGTCATTGATGAAGTGATGAATCCAGGGGATATTTTGTATATTCCAGCCCGTATGGCACATTATGGCGTGGCTGAAGATGATTGTTTAACCTTTTCTTTTGGCTTGCGTTATCCAAATTTAAGCAATTTGATTGATAGCGTAAGCAAAAGTTTCTGTCATCAAGATCCAGATTTGAATTTAAGCGAGTTTGATTTGCCACTACGTTTAAGCCAGTCTGTGCAAGCTACAGGTAAACTTGCAGATGAAAATATTCAAGCAATGAAACAGCTTTTATTAGATAAATTGGCTAATTCAAAAGCTTTTGATACGTTATTTAAACAAGCTGTGGCAAGTGCGGTGAGTTCTCGTCGTTATGAGTTATTAGTTTCGGATGAAATGTGCGATCCAGATGAAGTGCGGTCAATTCTAGAAGAAGATGGGGCATTCCTTTCTCAAGACAACAATTGTAAATTGCTTTACACCGAAAATCCGTTGCGAATTTATGCGAACGGCGAATGGTTAGATGAGCTTAATGTGATTGAGACCGAAGTGTTAAAACGCTTATCTGACGGCGAAAGTTTAGATTGGGCATTTTTATCAAGTTTAGTGAATAAAACCGAAGATCCTGAAACCTCAATGGATTTGCTGTTAGATTCAATTTGTAACTGGGTTGATGATGGTTGGGTGTTAATTGAATAA
- a CDS encoding RnfH family protein: MNQINIEIAYAFPERYYLKSFQVDEGITVQTAITQSGILSQFPEIDLSTNKIGIFSRPIKLTDVLKEGDRIEIYRPLLADPKEIRRKRAAEQAAAKDKEKGA, from the coding sequence ATGAATCAGATTAACATTGAAATCGCTTATGCTTTTCCCGAACGTTATTATTTGAAATCTTTTCAAGTTGATGAAGGAATTACCGTGCAAACGGCGATTACGCAATCAGGGATTTTAAGCCAATTTCCAGAGATTGATTTGAGCACAAATAAAATTGGGATTTTCAGTCGTCCAATAAAATTGACTGATGTATTAAAAGAGGGCGATCGTATTGAAATTTATCGTCCATTACTTGCAGATCCGAAAGAAATTCGCCGTAAGCGTGCAGCAGAGCAAGCTGCAGCCAAAGACAAAGAAAAAGGAGCTTAA
- the pth gene encoding aminoacyl-tRNA hydrolase, producing MSEIKLIVGLGNPGEKYTDTRHNAGEWLIERLARRFNVSLNPESKFFGKTARTLVNGKEVRLLVPATFMNLSGKAVGALASFYRIKPEEILVIHDELDLPAGIAKLKQGGGHGGHNGLKDIVAQLGNNNNFYRLRIGIGHPGHRDLVAGYVLNKPSPADRNALEKVLDEATDCVEMIFKDGMVKATNRLNSFKI from the coding sequence ATGTCAGAAATAAAACTCATTGTTGGTTTAGGCAATCCTGGCGAAAAATATACCGATACACGCCACAATGCAGGCGAATGGCTTATTGAACGCTTGGCACGTCGTTTTAACGTTTCACTAAATCCAGAAAGTAAATTCTTCGGAAAAACTGCCCGCACTTTAGTGAATGGAAAAGAAGTACGCCTTTTAGTGCCAGCAACTTTTATGAATTTAAGCGGTAAAGCAGTTGGTGCGTTGGCAAGTTTTTACCGTATTAAACCTGAAGAAATTTTGGTTATTCACGATGAACTAGATTTACCTGCTGGCATCGCAAAACTCAAACAAGGCGGTGGACATGGTGGGCATAACGGCTTAAAAGATATTGTGGCACAACTAGGCAATAACAATAATTTCTACCGTTTACGCATTGGCATTGGGCATCCAGGCCATCGTGATTTAGTGGCAGGTTACGTCTTAAATAAACCATCGCCAGCAGATCGCAATGCACTTGAAAAAGTACTAGATGAAGCCACTGATTGTGTGGAAATGATTTTCAAAGATGGAATGGTCAAAGCGACCAATCGTTTAAACAGTTTTAAAATTTAA